The window ACGCTCCCCTGAGCTCCATTCCCCGTAGTCGATAATATCCGATACAAATGCCCACGTCACACCATTGGGAATACTAATCCCGATGAATGCGATACTGGCGAGAATCGTAAATACATACACATTCGACGGCATCATAAAGTTAATCGTGTCCGCAATCACACTCACCGCCAGCCCGATCAGCGCCGTATTACGTTTACCGAACGCTTTGACCAGCTTAGGCAGAAACAGTACTCCGATAAAGGACGAACCGATAATAATAAAGTTCATATACGCCATCAATTCCACATTTCCTAGATTGTACTGAGCAAAATAAACAAGCATCGCGGATTTGATATTGTACGCGGAGATCGTGAATACGGTCATCAATACCAGCACCAGCAGCGGCTTATTGCTAATGAATGTTTTGATAATTAACTTTGGAGATAGCTTTTCTTTTGGCGGCGACTGATTAACCACACGCTCCTTCGTACCTCGGTAGCAAAAGACGAAAGCGATTACACCAATCGCCGACATGAGCGCCATTACAACCGGATAACCGACCGATGGATTAGAGAAATGCACGATCAATGGCATAACGACCACACTGGTGATGAACAGTGCACCAAGCGAACCCGCCTGTCGGAACGAAGATAAGGACGCCCGCTCCACCGTATCCTGCGTAATCGCTGCGCCGAGCGAACCATACGGAATATTTACAAACGAATATCCAATGCCCCAGATCATATACGACGCATACGCATAAAACAATTTGCCACCTGTCGACAGATTTGGCGAGATAAAGGTCAAAATAGTCAGAATCGCCAGCGCAATGCTACCCATGATCAGATACGGTCTGAATTTGCCACGCGGACCGATATGTTTGCGATAATCAATCGACGAGCCAACGATCGGATCACAGAAAGCCGCGAATATTTTACTGACTGCAAAAATCCCCCCTGCCGCATACGCTGGAATACCCGCCACATCGGTAAAGAACTTTAATAGATATAACTGTCCCAAATCAAACATAAATCCATTCCCAAAGTCACCCAGACCGTAGGAAATTTTCTCCTTTAGACTGATCTTACTGGTCGTGACTTCAGCGTCCGTGTGAACGCCTTCCATCGTTACCGTCCCCATTATGAACCCTTCCTTCTTCTAGTCGATATATATGTGAAATTTTTCACTTTATAATCCTGTACGTGTCCTTGATTCCCCGATGCAGGGAAGTGTGCAGGCAGAGGGCTATACAGATTAATCATTCGATCTGCCCACACACTGTTGCAGGTGTACATCATGTTCCTTTATATGCCGGATCACAAGCGTACGATACGGCATATAAGATAACGCCAGCTGTTCCGTTTAGGAAACGGATACAACCGCTGGGAAATCAAAATACTGTTCCGCATTGTTATAGCAAATGCCCGCTACAATCTGTTTCAACAAGCTCATATCATCCGGCACCTCGCCGCTCTCTACCCAGCTTCCGAGCAGATCACATAGCAGGCGGCGGAAATACTCATGACGCGTATACGACAGGAAACTGCGCGAGTCGGTCAGCATACCGACAAAGCGGGCAAATACACCCAGATTGGCGAGAATGCGCATCTGCTCGAACATGCCGTCTCGGTGGTCGTTGTACCACCATGCAGTACCAAACTGAATTTTGCCGGGAATGCCGCCGCCTTGGAAGCTGCCTGCGATGCTTGCCAGCACATGATAATCGTTGGGATTGAGTGAGTATAGAATGCTTTTCGGCAATCCGCCTGCACTCTCCATATCGTTCAGCAGCGATGCCAGCGGTGCTGCAATCGCGCCATCATTGACCGCATCGTAACCCGTGTCTGGACCCAATTCACGGAACATCGGCGTATTGTTGTTACGCAACGCATGGATATGCAGCTGCATCGCCCAGCCCAACTCTTGATACAACTGGCTTAAGAACACCAGCGTATGCGTTTTATGCTTGGCTTCTTCCTCCGGCGTCACTTGACCTTCGCGCAGTGCTTTGGCAAAGATGGAGCTAGCTTCTTCACGTGTGGCGCTACCGTATACGACCGTATCAAGCGCATGATCGGATACGCGTCCACCCGCAGCGTGGAAGAAACGAACTCTTTTCTCCAATGCCTGCAAAAATTGATCGTATGTCTGAATGTCTGCACCATTAGCAGCAACCAATCGTTCCAGCCAAGGACGGAATGTATCGCGGTTGATCTCTAGCGCTTTGTCTGGGCGGAAGCTTGGCAGCACAAGCGTATCGAATCCTTTTAGCTCGCGGATGGCTGTATGATATTCCAGTGAATCGGCAGGATCATCGGTTGTGCAGACGACCGTCACTTTGGACTTGGTGATCAGATCACGTGCGCCGAAGCCTTCGCCTTGCAGCTGTTGGTTCACCTTTTCCCAGATGGACGGTGCGGTCTGCTCATTCAGCAACTCATATACGCCAAAGAAGCGCTGTAACTCCAGATGCGTCCAATGGTGCAGTGGGTTGCCGATTAGCTGCGGTACCGTTTTTGCCCAAGCGAGGAATTTGTCGTAGTCGTCGGCATCGCCAGTGATATATTGTTCCTCTACACCGTTTGCTCGCATCACTCTCCATTTGTAATGGTCGCCGTATAACCAAGCTTCGGTGATATTTTTGAAGCTTTTATTTTCATATATTTCCTGCGGGCTTAGGTGACAGTGGTAGTCGATAATCGGTAAATCCTTGGCTGTGTCATGATACAGTTGGATTGCAGTTTCGCTGTTCAACAGAAAGTTCTCATCCAGAAATTTGCGTGCCATATCGATTCATTCCTTCCCTGATGCAGACTGGTTTATTTATTTTGTTAACGTTAACATTTCATGATTTCATTGTAGCCCTTTTCCAGCAAGAAGCAAGAGGAAACTTCAATGTTTAGTTGTTACAGTTGTTTGAAATGAATCGTTCTGTACCTGTAACAGATCTCATAGATAAACGCTAAAAAAAGTGATGGATGTAGGGCTGCTTTACCTGCTGCATTCCTCTTTCTCAAGGTGGATAAGCTTACATGTTATTTCTTTTCATTACAAGCCTAGGATCCGACTGCTAGCAAAGCACGTGAAACCGCTACGTTCGCCACCCTTCACTAGCTTTCATAAAAACATACAATCTGATTTTAATCAGATTCCTCATGCTGAGGTTCCCTTTTTATTATGAAACGATAAAGAAATTCTCTAAAATCTAGTATTTTCATGCTTTCCCGTTATCTTTGTCACAGAATATCCATGCTCTGCTGTCGTCTCAGTATGATGATTCTCATATGTTCGCAACCATCGTCTTTCGTTTTTCTTTTCTATCATCTTCAGTACTTGAACATGCTTTTCCGTATTTGGACAGTCTCTTCGGCAAAAGAATATACATTCTCACAATCATTAGATAGTGAACAACGTAAAAAGCGGTATTCCCTCTCTATCGAGAAGAAATACCGCCGTGATGAATAGCTATTTGTAATTACGCGATGCGATTCAGGAATACATAATTGCAAAATACGCGATGAATGGATACATGTTGCATCATAACGTGAACAACCTATTATGAACGCGTATGCTGCTCCAGCCATTGCACCGTATGTTGCAGCTTACCACCTGCACGCTCAATCGCTTGCTCCACCTGTACCGTTGCTGTACCGCCATAGACGTTACGCGCATTGACCACCGTTTCCGGTTGCAGCACTTGGTAGATATTATCGTCAAACAACGGCGAGAAGTTCTGGAACTCTTCCAGCGTCAGATCGAGCAAATACTTGCCTTCCTGAATGCAGTACAGCACCGTTTTACCGATGACTTCATGCGCCTGACGGAAAGGTAGACCTTTGTTCACGAGGAAGTCGGCAATATCGGTCGCATTGGAAAAGTCCTTGTTGACCGCTTCTCTCATCCGTCCCGTATTTACTTTCATGGTAGAAATCATCGGTGCGAACAATTGCAGCGCGCCTTCCAGCGTCGCTACTGTATCGAACATGCCTTCTTTGTCTTCTTGCATATCCTTGTTGTATGCCAGCGGCAACGACTTCAGTACGGTCAGCAGACCGATCAGATTGCCGTACACGCGACCAGTTTTCCCACGTACCAGTTCCGGTACATCTGGGTTTTTCTTTTGCGGCATAATACTGCTGCCTGTGCAGAAAGCATCATCCAGCTCGATAAAGTTGAACTCCGTACTACTCCACAGTACCAGTTCTTCGCTCAGACGCGACAGATGCGTCATAATCAGCGAAGCGCCCGCCAGAAATTCGACGATAAAGTCGCGGTCACTAACCGCGTCCAGACTGTTCTCGTATACGCCGTCAAAGCCCAACTGCTCTGCCACAAAATGACGGTCAATCGGGAATGTTGTACCTGCCAGCGCACCTGCGCCCAGCGGCAATACATTGATCCGTTTGTAGCTGTCTTTGAGTCGGTCAATATCGCGCTCGAACATGGAGACATACG of the Paenibacillus sp. JQZ6Y-1 genome contains:
- the argH gene encoding argininosuccinate lyase produces the protein MSKLWGGRFTKQTNHLVEEYTASIHFDKALAEEDIQGSLAHVTMLGKCGIVPAEDVETIKAGLNKVLDNIRAGNVQFSVSDEDIHMNIEKHLIEEVGAVGGKLHTGRSRNDQVATDMHLYLRNRVVELTGLLHALQEALIGQAKANLNTIIPGYTHLQRAQPILFAHHLMAYVSMFERDIDRLKDSYKRINVLPLGAGALAGTTFPIDRHFVAEQLGFDGVYENSLDAVSDRDFIVEFLAGASLIMTHLSRLSEELVLWSSTEFNFIELDDAFCTGSSIMPQKKNPDVPELVRGKTGRVYGNLIGLLTVLKSLPLAYNKDMQEDKEGMFDTVATLEGALQLFAPMISTMKVNTGRMREAVNKDFSNATDIADFLVNKGLPFRQAHEVIGKTVLYCIQEGKYLLDLTLEEFQNFSPLFDDNIYQVLQPETVVNARNVYGGTATVQVEQAIERAGGKLQHTVQWLEQHTRS
- a CDS encoding MFS transporter — encoded protein: MGTVTMEGVHTDAEVTTSKISLKEKISYGLGDFGNGFMFDLGQLYLLKFFTDVAGIPAYAAGGIFAVSKIFAAFCDPIVGSSIDYRKHIGPRGKFRPYLIMGSIALAILTILTFISPNLSTGGKLFYAYASYMIWGIGYSFVNIPYGSLGAAITQDTVERASLSSFRQAGSLGALFITSVVVMPLIVHFSNPSVGYPVVMALMSAIGVIAFVFCYRGTKERVVNQSPPKEKLSPKLIIKTFISNKPLLVLVLMTVFTISAYNIKSAMLVYFAQYNLGNVELMAYMNFIIIGSSFIGVLFLPKLVKAFGKRNTALIGLAVSVIADTINFMMPSNVYVFTILASIAFIGISIPNGVTWAFVSDIIDYGEWSSGERKDGITYSLFNFSRKLAQSLAGTLSGVGLGLIGYVPNVAQSAGTLLGIKGLLCLYPAIALAIAMIVIGLMYKLTDRKHEEIVAELQLRRQSQEGMM
- the uxaC gene encoding glucuronate isomerase, with the protein product MARKFLDENFLLNSETAIQLYHDTAKDLPIIDYHCHLSPQEIYENKSFKNITEAWLYGDHYKWRVMRANGVEEQYITGDADDYDKFLAWAKTVPQLIGNPLHHWTHLELQRFFGVYELLNEQTAPSIWEKVNQQLQGEGFGARDLITKSKVTVVCTTDDPADSLEYHTAIRELKGFDTLVLPSFRPDKALEINRDTFRPWLERLVAANGADIQTYDQFLQALEKRVRFFHAAGGRVSDHALDTVVYGSATREEASSIFAKALREGQVTPEEEAKHKTHTLVFLSQLYQELGWAMQLHIHALRNNNTPMFRELGPDTGYDAVNDGAIAAPLASLLNDMESAGGLPKSILYSLNPNDYHVLASIAGSFQGGGIPGKIQFGTAWWYNDHRDGMFEQMRILANLGVFARFVGMLTDSRSFLSYTRHEYFRRLLCDLLGSWVESGEVPDDMSLLKQIVAGICYNNAEQYFDFPAVVSVS